The genomic window tcctCGTTTTTAGGAttgctatttaaataaatatttttctaatatagataaaaatcaaaactctatttttgttttacctattacctacaattaaagttatatatgtttattaaatgtatgctTTTGGAAAATATCTTAAGAGAATACACAatcatattaacattttattcactctttaaatataatgtatattacttaaaatttaaatttaaatgagaaATACTTCTAAGTAAAGATATATAACCCTATATTATGTCCATTATTTGATTatcattgaaatttattttgtatatattaagtgtcatttaatgtatttataatttttagttatttgatcCTTCCAttaagaagaagaaaaagaagaagaagtTTGACTTGGACAGTGCTTTAGCTTCTGAAGCTGGCCTTGATGGTGTAAACGAACAAACATTAGATAAAGAAAACCAGGAACCTGGGCCAGATCCTGATGAATTTGATGgtaattatgtatacctatgttataaaacacaatagatatattagttattgagtactattacattgtttttaatgagatatcatgaataacaaaaatttgaaactattaagtaggtattaattatgtattgaatTATACCTAAACTCTAATAAAAGATgaagttaaatacttaaatatcagTTTATCCTtccgtttaatttttaattgtattcatggataatatatatttagttaatctAGTCTCTTAATGTTTCAATCTTCATAATTCGatgtataaactaataatcatatcaatcatatttgctaagattaataaatttaatctatgCTACTAttctaactaataattaatggtatttatattttgaaaaaaggtttatgtaaattgtaattatagatGGAAACCTGGATCTTGATAACTTCGgtaagaagaagaaaaagaaaaaaaaggtcaCAATAAATTTAGATGATTTAGAAAGTGCTTTACCTGATACATCAACAACATTGGAAAATGGTGATGGCCAAGGAGAAGCTATGGATGTTAGTTtttctatttcattttataaatattttatttaattattattgttgaaatttCAGGATGATTTTGACTTAAATATGgacttttcaaaaacaaaaaagaaaaagaaaaagaagaaaGATATAGATGAATTAGTTGCTGAAGAAATGGATAAGAAAGGTGACAAATTTGATGACAGTAagtgttttttacttttcttatAATAAGGTTGACTATCCTTTATgtgattttattcaaatttacatGCTTAAACGATGGCCAGTGGAATTTTGAGTCTGGTAAGGGTTTTGATAAGGTTAAAGTTATTGTGTAgagaacttttttatttaatctgaaACAACTAGGTAACTATTAGTATTTCTATACAAATTGGTATATCCATTCAAATTTAGTTCCTCATTTGGAAATCACAGATATATTCTCAATCAGTatcccaaaataataatatacataacaaatattaaaaagcttAGTTAACTATCAATTATGCGGGTATACTCtacacttaatttaaaaacctttAAAGACCAATTGGGCTCAAAAacctataagttttaataaataacaatagtaatgaatgataatttcttatatttcttgttttattttaaataaagcatgtataaattcatgtattaataatgttaactaactaaaacataatttttaaatgtatttagttttatgttttgaattgttaattattatacaagtgcaaataatttataaattaaatcagttactgtttataatatgtttattgtacatttttactgttcttttattcaacaatatacatatatttgttcTAGCAACTGATGGTGAAAGTCATACGTGGTTTGGTTCTGATCGTGATTATACATATGATGAACTTTTAACTAGAGTATTTGAGATAATGCGAGAAAAAAATCCTGATATGGTTGCgggtaaaaaacaaaagtttgttATGCGCCCTCCACAGGTAGTTCGGATAGGTACCAAAAAAACATCTTTTGCAAACTTTACAGAAATATGCAAAACGtaagaacatatttttaaacaattaatttttaaattacatgtttttaataattaatttattatttaggttacATCGTCAGCCTAAACATTTGTTAGATTTCTTGTTAGCTGAATTAGGTACTAGTGGTTCAGTGGACGGTAATAGCCAGCTTATAATCAAAGGTCGTTTCCagcaaaaacaaattgaaaatgtactCAGGAGATACATTAAAGAATATGTTACCTGTCATACATGTCGTTCACCTGAAACTATCTTGCAAAAAGACACCCGTTTGTTTTTCTTACAATGTGAAACTTGTGGTTCACGATGTTCTGTTGCCAGTATTAAATCTGGTTTCCAGGTAAGAAATGcagatattatcattattattttttttaactaggatttatttaataaagcttaaataaaaaagaaacgtTTTAGtagctttattttatatatctaacTTATAAAACAACAGACAATaggatattttgttattggataaattgtattgagttgaatatttttatttgatatttatttaatgtgtgACCAAtgtgaacaaaaatataattcatattcaatttatgacattgaataaaatcatcctcccaaaaatatattagaatttattactgAGCTGTTGgccaattaagtttttttaatcgaaTAGTATGTTTATAGATTTGCATtagtttcattaatttttgttaatattgatcataaacattattttgtgtagCTTCATTTGCAGgattaatgacattttttgcTCAATTGAAagttaaatacctaaatattaaatatattatacaggcaATACCTTTCAAACTATGCCAcgatttttaatcactatactatatagagTTTAAGTTCTCCAGGAAAAACTTTACTTTAGTTAATGAAATTTCAaacttctatatttttatctcagttttttttgtttaaaattacaataatcagTAACTCAGTAGGTCACATACTAGAATAATGCCAATAATTgcattacataatatctataaaacattaaatttttcaatttattttaattttatatttaaacatttctacTTGCtgctaataattttctttcttttttttttttttggcatgtACGGTAGATGTTATTAGATGTTATatcctatatatttaatatttattctaatttattaattttgtttacagGCCGTCACTGGAAAGCGTGCAGCTATCAGAGCAAAAACtgcataaatactataatatattttctcttgCGTGCTATACTAGTtcagcaaaatataataaaataaatatcacattTTTACAAACTTCAATatgttctttttattattatgatatacattcattataataaaccttACAGATTTTATAACCAttctaaattttgttttccaaatatttatattgcccAGTTCCATTTGTTTGTtgaaacgtttttaaaacagactttttaaaatcattttgaaattacatcatattatataaaaaaattaaacatagttAAATGCTTGTTTAGCTTATGTCTTtcgaaaaaattacttttttatttaatatttatgtacattacattattgttaaaagttATGTAAATGGGACTGAACTAATaacaaagaaataattaaaatttgtattaagagtgaaaattatagtagatcattttgaaataatttttgtttttgtttttattggaatttaataacttaaaaaaccaCACCCATATGTCTGTCTGTGTCTTACAAATATACAGCAAACTACTTatcaagttttaataataaagtgaattgactatcattaaaattaaaggtaaGAAAATTATCCATGCATTATCATTTCTATTTCTTTCAgggttttttgaaatattttaatttttatacaatttattagtatattaaatacaagaaAGCATGAACAATAGTATTCCTCTAAGCTTGGTGATACGTCAATTCACTCTATTAAAGGTATTTACTCAAAATTGGAACtgctgtataaaaatttaatgactgTTTTTTTAAGACAGACTTGACATATATGGTTTTGGTATCCTCTTAAGAGATTTAAGGTATAAAGAATTATACTAGGGAAGTGTagagtatttgttttttgtgcAAGAATTCATTACCATTAAGCTAAGTATAGACAGCTGTGTCATAGGGGGGGGGACTTTgtcttgtgttaaattttaaggaAACGTCAACAATTtaaaggttataaattaatgaaaggggcaaatatttttaatttgctcCAAGCGTCTAATTATGACAGCACGGCTCCGAGtataaaagcaaaataattttcatatttttaatcataattgttttttttttgtcctggctatttatacctacccaatattagacaatatttcagtatagtatatttataaaatgttcaataattgttatactcatgacttgaaaatgtattacgaTTTATAAGGTTTAGTTTAAGGTTAGTTTTACTGTATACAAATCTAAGAATTATGTTagcacaattaatttttatagtctattcttaaaatattaaaatgtgaataaaatttgatatttaaaggaacaataataatattattctaattaaaaaacattattctttGAGATTTAAAACtactactaatattatattgtataaacacaACATTTACCAAACCTAAAgaattaagattaattttatgctATTGTCTATTTATACAATGAACCTATAAacaccattttattttaagtctgTATTGACGTTACATTTTAaagcaataatttaataaaagcaatattctctacaaaaattaaaccaacCTTACCGTAATacaaacgataaaataaattactttagtaGCAAATAGCAGTAtcaaaaaacatgaaatatattgataCCTAAAGTACATCTTAGTTCGTGATATAAGCTGACAAACCGATTTTctcagaattattattataacattagttataactttaaacgtttttacgttattaatgaattcaaatttaacacgttACACGTCCATTACTGAGTGACCCATTTAACATTCAATTTCtagtatctaattttattttacttaacagATGGCGCTACTAATACACCTATCCTATTTTATCACTGAATATTCTGTAAACATGGGTTCACACTCTATAAAACTATGCTTTTAACCCAGGTTTATACTGTTCATAGGTTTCACcctttaaaaaagttaacgaGATTATCCtagatgtataaataaaatactttggctttttgtttataaagatatttagataatttataaaaaaaaaaaagtacctaataataatttaagaaaatgtattattatttgattgagCAAGTTGACTTTCTGTCCTACtacctattacataatatttattaatatattaattattgtttgtttgatGAGTgacgaaattaaatttacttttttgattgtaggtatgtaaatttttttcaggCTAACGCATCTCAAAAATTCTTGTTGACAGTGAAACAACACCTAACAAGTAAACACTTTATGTAATTGGGTACAGCAAAACTTCTAAATACCGAACGCTCTGGTTAATATTGGTTAAATATTGTCCGTTATTTggatgtatttactatttagaggGGGGGAAGTAaatgaaaaacttatttattacttatacaattaaaagtttgtattattaatttaaagatagGTATAGATAGGTAAGTCATCTGTTACAGAATGAGAAGGTCATTTTCTATGacggataaaataaattacctgtaatacatattaggtttaataatgtgtaaaatgtaagtaaattgtaataaagtatatttagaaaatagacAATAGTTACGATAAAGATCGTCATAAGTGTTCATTATTTAGAGTGGTTCGTATTTAGACTATTTGGAGGTTTTTTTATGGATAACTAAGTAATGAAAATGTCCTCATAACGGAAAAAATGTCTGCTATCTAAAAGGTTCTATTAAGAGAGGTCTCACTGTACATACTTTTTGTTGTaggaatttaaatttctaacacACGATATTGAAGTATCTTCATTACTCTTTACATAAAGTAAATTGGGTTCTAAATTctcagtattaaatttaataaactataagacATGTAGCAAAAGGTAACACAATAGTACACCTAatgctaatatataatacctaccattcattattaaaccaatgataatacctaaattattttcatgtaataatattatttttttttacaaataggtaattcaaataaaataactaggtatcaataattttttacgatacctaaaatcaattactacctatataattttcaaacaaaagaaACGTAGCCAAGGGAAGGGGTTACAGCCCCCCATTgttcgtattttttatatgttttgaaatatttaaatatggaaatcgtcttacaatttttaaatatttaattaatatatttcttgttattagttgtataatagaatatttgagttaaaaaagtattattataagtgtctgttaatttttttgttgtttttaattttcaataactcaagtcaagttaaaagtataaaaagccAATATTAGTCTTCccataacttaaattatacctttttttgaaacttaaCAAAAAGCATAGGTATAGTAATGtactaatgtaatataactaCTAATATACGATGTCTGCAGTTAACCTATCTAGCCAATCCTATAGGAATGtctaattatcaaataaatatttgtagatacagatcttataatttgaaaaaaaggaaataatattagaatattgatTGCTATAAAATGCACTTTCATACCCACTTAATAATTAGGTTGAGTGATGGCCTTAAAGTGACGTATTACTCACGTTGCACATAGTCACTGCTTACAATACCAATAGCGAAATTGTTAAGTCaactgtattataaatgatgtttttgatataatatgttactttattttaataaggaactattcataaattattaagtatacataatatacctattagttaATTGTTTGTGGATTTAAACCTCTTTTAATTCCATTAAATGTAAACTgcacatatttataacttgTTTGTTTACACAGTCATCATTTgaattgttttgataaaatataaaataggagTATGAATATCCAATCATATAGTTGGCTTCACACCTATTTTCGTGTAGTTTTTAGGGTTTTTttagttcttatttttttattgcaaccATGCTGAATCGGGTTGTGTAAAAGGTTAATCGTGCTCAATCGGGTTCCAGTCATACTGCACCCAAACATATTGCTTTCATTAATAtagatgatatatatatatattaattaataatagatatattaactaatatgatttgtgtgtataaataaataggtgtaTCTACGTCTGAATCTGATAACAATTTATCCCTTTGCGTAGGTCACGGATGTGTGGCGTAGGtatttatgacaattttaattatgggTGGGTATCGTTTGtgccaaaataaaaaaggttcGATTTTAATTTCCGCAAACTCTACttctacttatattattgaaatggaGTTTGAGAACCACTACGCCCTAATTCTGCAGTTTTATATTGGACTTTTTCTCtccttgataatttttttcgttctCCTAAATATTGATACTAGTTTCGGCTTAGGTTCTTAAAGAAAtcgaaaaatgtttgataaggTTCCAgatctaatatttttgaaaggttccagttcaaatattaatattttaaatttaatttcagtaCCAAGTATATCGAAATTATAGCCATATGCCTGTATctaggtacctaaaataaatgcaacttgaggtaaaagttaaaatatatatttataaattataaccgaATTTTAACGCCCACAACAACTAACAAATAGATGAAAATATGAATGGGGAGCTGGCCAATGTTGGCTGGGATTGTAGTGGATTATAGAGCCCTAGTGTCCCGATAAAATATgtcatgaaataatttatgttgataTTTTGTCTGCGAGACTAAATATTTCGActagacaaaaaatattattttgataaatggtATCTAGTTGAAACTTGATTGATTAATGTCTtatgaaatcaattttaaaattattatccgGGTTTGGTAGCGACAGTTATTTACGAATacgttcattatttttttgttccctcactacaattattttaattatcacttatcgctaattaatattttttttggttctGATACCGATTTTTAACATTCCATTaccttatattttgtaaacggATGTTATGGAGTGCTGATATTATGACgtgtatgatattatcatatattccAACTATGAACAAATAGAATGTTTTAACAACTGATGGTATTGTAACTGCAAAGGAGTAGTACTATATTTCCcgtaaaaattataccaaaaaCGTTTGTTCTAgctcaattatataaattataagtatgagAACCCTTTTAGAAATGTTTCCTCAATAGATGagtagtatgtatataatatacgttactATTATTCAGAAcgaaattattctttttttttctgatacaaatattaactataattaatgctCAATAGACAATAACTATACTATCCGaagtatagattttataatacattttgaaattattataatagtataagaaataaataaataggtacttattaaaaaaaatcaaatgttgtgattgttaataataaaaaaaaattgacatattttcagatttttggtattttgatgtacctaattaataataattattaatactcgtATTTTTACTTCATAAAGATGGTAATgtactaaaactaaataaaattatcaataactaCAGCATTATTGTGTcctataacctaaccttataCGCGATTaccttatataggtaataaataataataataattatacaataattgtatgttaaacAATTATCATACTAATCgcattatgtttatgtatatttaattgtaataatttaatactaaaatataaaagtcataatatttagtaaataatataatttatgaaaaaatatatattttttcagtttagTTTAAGAAGTTTCGAATAATAATGGGTGGGGCACTTGGTTCCCTACAGGTTACGGCTTAGGTTAACAAACATGTAATGGTGGGTTGGTTTTTTTACCGCTCCTAAAAAATTCAGTTCAGTGCCACTAACTTcattatctatacattatatatattatatgcactaaAAGAATGTAGTATATTTAATGACAATGCGACTTCATGAAACAAGTAATGTCCTCTCGATCATATATAAATCATCCAGAAAAAcatgcaaatatatataaatcagggctttattacttattagataaGTCCGTAACTGTAttctatactaatatattatattgtatatactattcgttgacattatttttgtatttcccATTGCCAACACGCCATTGTtgactttatttaatatttattacttaaattatagttgattttaaatggtataaagatttattgaaaaaatacctatactatttttatttttactctttaTTCTAGCTATAGCACATAAGtactaaagtaaaaattacttaagcaatttattattttggtatatgGATTGATATTGTAAGGTCTTTACTCTTAAgatgtgtacctacctatgtaatataattaataaatgtttttaatttcttgttataaaatagttaatataaaaaaaaatttacactaTACTGTATAGAGACATAgagtatatatacatgattACACGTTGTAAGTTACTACCACAGTGCTTAGCCTGTGCCCAATCATAAGTAGGTATCCCATGCAACCGTGATTGATGTTTAGAGTGATAGAATAGGTTAcctatagaaattattaaaattttgtatttaatcttctctttaaaatacattattgtgaCTTATCAAATATCCTTTatgaatactttattaaaattattgtaacctTGTACTCTGATGCAATAGAATGGAAATTCCTATGACCGTTTGGAGGCTTAGccctattagttttaaaatctatttaatacattttttaaagtttattatttttccacttataaataaaacttataaattttagcattatatctatagattatagatgATAGGTGTGCTCTCCCTCTTCACATAAGTAACAAAATACTTACAAGACGTTGCCCGAGgactatataatacgataatttCTACGTAAGTATATTGTGTACATGTGTGAACTTCGTGAATCATGAATAGGTATCAACTatcattatgtaggtattttagatatttacttTTAGATTAGATGTTAGCACacttagtaattactaattagtaaagtattgatttgaaatataaacaacaatagtttttttttattaaagtttatttaatgttttaataaaaatagttaagacAAAGCACAGTGCTTTtgcttgaaaaaataaaatttataatatcatatttttactgGGAAATACTGTGAGGGTTAGATGGCAATGACACCTTATAgaatatagcctataggtagaGCTGTCTTTAGTGATTTGATGCCCTAGAGCTACAACTATTTCAACTCTCCTTCCTtcacttttattttcacatcgacttgtcaaaaaaaaaaaagaaaaaaataacttcacgccatttaaacatattaaacgcTAAGCACTAGgaatttacttaattactattaatctTTATCGTTGTCTACACTAATGActcattacaaaattaattttatctggCCACAACTAAAAtacctatgttttattttcattgtactTTTAACTAAGTACAAAAGTTTAGTAACTAAACACatgcattaatataataataagcataaaaaaatatttatagttaatcttaaactatatttatcatttaagtttattaaaatatttaaatgttaaaacaaaattataaatgttttatttttgtttgttaagtGGCAAATGTATTAATGGCGCCTGTATTATAGTCTAACTAGTTGAGTTAACTcgcatattcaatatttaactaGCCACACGGTGaatgaattatattgataataaattaataactcaataatttttgtaaacaagAGATAATTTTccaatgtttgtatattaatatattagtttatagatTAACAACACAACCGACGACGTCCATATTAAACTCCCGGAACGGATATCTTTTattgtagaataataaatatatcgtgataaaaaaaaagacaatatGACATgtatgaacaataattatttaaaaattacccgacatgtcataaataataataataattaagagttattaattaatttttttttttttgctattttttcgGCGCCCTTAAAAAGTAAGCACCCTGGGCACTTTCCCCGCCAAGCCACCCCAAATACGGCCTTGCGTGTAGTAGAAAGCCAAATACATCAGTTTAACAAGTTAagaaattttcttattatagaAGATGTCTACttgtagtttaataattgtttccaTTATCTTCGTGATGGTGTGATTAATTTCAGAAAGGTTATGCgattattttcatacttaggcaatttcataaaattgttttagataaaaataatttagattaaaaagaatgtagttattttttacactttaTACCTACACGCTACATATATTAGGTAACTCATGAGTCATAGTATATATCTCACTGCAAAGTTTTCCAT from Aphis gossypii isolate Hap1 chromosome 1, ASM2018417v2, whole genome shotgun sequence includes these protein-coding regions:
- the LOC114130149 gene encoding eukaryotic translation initiation factor 2 subunit 2 isoform X2, which codes for MTEEEALFDPSIKKKKKKKKFDLDSALASEAGLDGVNEQTLDKENQEPGPDPDEFDDGNLDLDNFGKKKKKKKKVTINLDDLESALPDTSTTLENGDGQGEAMDDDFDLNMDFSKTKKKKKKKKDIDELVAEEMDKKGDKFDDSLNDGQWNFESATDGESHTWFGSDRDYTYDELLTRVFEIMREKNPDMVAGKKQKFVMRPPQVVRIGTKKTSFANFTEICKTLHRQPKHLLDFLLAELGTSGSVDGNSQLIIKGRFQQKQIENVLRRYIKEYVTCHTCRSPETILQKDTRLFFLQCETCGSRCSVASIKSGFQAVTGKRAAIRAKTA
- the LOC114130149 gene encoding eukaryotic translation initiation factor 2 subunit 2 isoform X1, coding for MTEEEALFDPSIKKKKKKKKFDLDSALASEAGLDGVNEQTLDKENQEPGPDPDEFDDGNLDLDNFGKKKKKKKKVTINLDDLESALPDTSTTLENGDGQGEAMDDDFDLNMDFSKTKKKKKKKKDIDELVAEEMDKKGDKFDDTTDGESHTWFGSDRDYTYDELLTRVFEIMREKNPDMVAGKKQKFVMRPPQVVRIGTKKTSFANFTEICKTLHRQPKHLLDFLLAELGTSGSVDGNSQLIIKGRFQQKQIENVLRRYIKEYVTCHTCRSPETILQKDTRLFFLQCETCGSRCSVASIKSGFQAVTGKRAAIRAKTA